The Coregonus clupeaformis isolate EN_2021a chromosome 18, ASM2061545v1, whole genome shotgun sequence genome has a segment encoding these proteins:
- the LOC123493111 gene encoding piggyBac transposable element-derived protein 4-like: protein MPLKVFHAYSRLLRFDDRQTRAERRAAGGGDKLAAVREVWDKWVERLPLLYNPGADVTVDEQLVPFRGRCPFRQYIPSKPAKYGIKTWVACDSKSSYAWKMQVYTGKATCGGPEKNQGMRVVLDLTQGLRGHNVTCDNFFTSYELARQLLTRNVTVVGTVRKNKPELPQALLASKDRLLFSSKFAFTSTTALVS from the exons ATGCCGCTCAAAGTCTTTCACGCTTACTCGAGACTCCTTCGCTTCGACGACCGCCAGACCAGAGCCGAGAGACGCGCAGCAGGCGGCGGTGACAAACTTGCGGCCGTGAGAGAGGTCTGGGACAAGTGGGTCGAGAGGCTGCCGCTCCTCTACAACCCCGGGGCCGACGTGACGGTGGACGAGCAACTGGTCCCTTTCAGAG gccgaTGTCCTTTCCGCCAGTATATCCCAAGCAAGCCGGCCAAATACGGCATCAAGACATGGGTGGCCTGCGACTCCAAATCCAGCTATGCCTGGAAGATGCAGGTCTACACCGGCAAGGCCACATGCGGAGGCCCCGAGAAGAACCAGGGGATGAGGGTCGTGCTCGATTTGACGCAGGGACTCAGGGGTCACAACGTCACCTGCGACAATTTCTTCACCTCATACGAGCTCGCGCGCCAGCTCCTGACCAGGAACGTCACCGTGGTCGGCACAGTCAGAAAGAACAAGCCAGAGCTCCCGCAGGCGCTGCTCGCCTCAAAGGAcaggctcctcttctcctccaagtTCGCCTTCACGTCCACCACCGCTCTAGTGTCctaa